From Neisseria cinerea:
CGCCGTCAACCTGGTCGCTCTGATGGTGGATACCTCTGCCTCCCTTTGGCTTGCCTCGATTCTAATGCTTCCATACTGCCTGCTGTTTGCCGGCTCTTCCGGTGCGTATCCTGCAAACGTATTGGTTCTGATTTTGCCCGCACTTGTCGTCAACCGCCTGTCTCGTATGCTGGTCGACCGCCTGCCGCCCAATATTTTTGTCTTTATCTTCCTCAACGGATTTTTGTCTGCCGCTGCCGGCATATTGCTGACGGGCATTATCGTGGTTGCCGTTTTAGACGGCATCCATGCGTTCGGGCAGGATGTTTTATGGACTGCCGCCCTGCCTGTATTCATCTTGATTGCATGGGCGGAAGCTTTTCTCAGCGGCATAGCCACCGCCATTTTCGTGGCATTGAAACCCCATTGGATCAATACTTTCGATGACAACCGGTATTTAAAGTCCGACCGCAGCATCTGGCAATAATCTTTCAGATGGCATGGATACGCATAATATGTTCCCCCACATCCTTCCCCTCTTCATTGGAGCAGCATTCGGAGCAACTGCGCGTTGGCTGCTCAACCTCGCCGTTCCCGCATCAATACCTCCGGCCACAGGCAACCTGTTTGCCAACTGGATAGGCGCTTTTCTTATCGGAATCTTTGCCGAAACCGTCAACCACCCGCAATGGAAGCTGCTGCTGATTACCGGTTTTCTCGGCAGCCTGACCACGCTTTCCGGATTTTCGCTGGAAACCGTAACCCTGCTCCAATCGAATCGTCCTGCTTCAGCACTTGCCAATATTTTCCTGCACACGGCAGGTTCGCTGCTGCTGACTTGGCTCGGGCTGAAGATAGGGACGGCAGTCAAATAATCGAAAAAATTGCTTCCTTTGGTTTTGACATAATCTATAAATTGGCTTCGCTTGTTTAAATACTGCCTGTGCCAATTATAGTGGATTAAATTTAAATCAGGACAAGGCGACGAAGCCGCAGACAGTACAAATAGTACGGCAAGGCGAGGCAACGCCGTACTGGTTTAAATTTAATCCACTATACCATTCTCAAATTCAAATTAAGCTTTTAGGTCTATAACAAAGAAAAAGCCTTGGTAGGATAAACCTACCAAGGCTTTTTATTAAAAAAAACGCTCTATTACTGTGCCTAAAAATGCAAAAAAAGTAACCATCATAACCCTTTTGCCAAAATCAATATCATCATCCGATGAATGAATTGACGGTATATAAGAAAGAGCTAATAAACTCATAAACCAGTAAAAAAAAACCAGTAACAAAGATATTCATTATTAACCATTCTTAAAAATTATCAGGTTCTTTTGGGTAATTATCATCCCCTTTTCTCTCTTATTACTAAAGCACGAATGACTTTAAAGGACGCGCCCAGAGACAAGCCGAAAAGATATATCCCATCCGCCAAACAAACTGCCCGCCGATCTACTCCGGCGGGCAGTTCCAACATCCTGTCAATCCTTCATCAGCCAGTATTGCAAACCGATTAATGTTTTACCGTCTTTAATTTCATCGTTTGCCAATGCCTGACGGACTTCCTCCTTCGACATCAAGACGGCTTCCGTTATTTCATCTTCATCATTAGAAAGCGTACTGCCCAAACGCACACCTTCCGCTTCGAATAGATACATTTTTTCGTTGCAAAAACCGACCGCCGTATAAAAACTGTAAAGCAGGCGTACGCTGTCAGCGGTATAAGGCGTTTCTTCAGCCAGTTCTCGTAAAGCGCATGCCGCCATATCTTCACCCGCCATATCGAATTTGCCGGCAGGCAGCTCTAAAGTTGCCTGATTTGCCGCATAACGCCACTGCCGTACCAAAACCACTTTCCCCTCGTCCGTAACCGCCAAGACACATGCCGCACCTGGATGACGGATGACGATACGCTGCCCTTCGTTACCGTTGGGTAGTCTGACCTTATCCTTGCTGATACTGACAAATTCACCTTCGTACAGGGTTTCCCCGCTTAGTTTCACTTCCCTTAAATCCACTGTATTTCCTTTCTATTTCCAGCCTGCAACTCAATCTTTATCTTTACCGCGTTCGATTTCTACGCCGACTTCCCTTACACCCGGCAAAATACCCGGCTTAACGATTTTTACGCGTACCCATACCGCACCGAAACATCCCAAAACCCAATCCGCAATATATTCGGCCAAAGCCTCTAAAAGCAGGAAGTCCTGTTCTTTCAGCTGTCGGCGCAATGTTTCGCACACTTCGGCATAGTGTACCGTATTGCCTATATCGTCGTCCGCAGCCACTTTTTCAGGGACGCCGATATCCAAATCAATTATTAACGGCTGCAAATGTTCACGTTCCCAACCGTACACGCCGATAAGTGTTTCCGCCCTCATCCCGTGCAAAAAGATTTTATCCATAATCCGACCCGTTTTTTGCTAAAATAACCGCACCATTCTAAGTAAAGTACCGCAAATGTTCAATATACAGACTATTGCCGTTGCCGTTTCCTATTTGATCGGTTCACTCTCTTTCGCCATTATCGTCTCCAAGTATTACGGCATGGACGATCCGCGCACCTACGGCTCCGGCAATCCCGGTGCAACCAATGTTTTACGCAGCGGCAAAAAAAAGGCAGCTGCACTGACACTGTTGGGAGACGCTGCCAAAGGTTTGGCCGCCGTCCTCCTCGCGCGTATGCTTCAAGAACCGCTCGGCTTATCCGAAACGACGGTTGCCGCCGTTGCACTGGCCGCACTGATCGGACATATGTGGCCGGTATTTTTCGGATTTAAAGGCGGCAAAGGTGTGGCAACGGCATTGGGCGTGCTTCTGGCACTCTCTCCCGCAACCGCCTTTACCTGTGCGTTGATTTGGCTTGTTATGGCATTCGGCTTCAAAGTATCCTCTCTTGCCGCATTAACCGCCACAATCGCCGCCCCCCTTGCCGCACTGTTTTTTATGCCGCATACTTCTTGGATTTTCGCAACCCTCGCAATCGCCATATTGGTGTTACTCCGCCATAAGAGCAACATCCTCAACCTGATTAAAGGCAAAGAAAGCAAAATCGGCAGCAGCCGCTGATTTCCCATCCATCCCTGTTTATGCCGTCTGAACCACCGCTTCAGACGGCATCCGAATATCCCCCGCCGTTTTATTGACCATGCTCAGTTACAGACACGCATTCCACGCCGGCAACCATGCCGACATGCTCAAACATTTCACACTTTTCCTCGTCCTGCAATATTTCAACAAAAAAGACAAAACCTATTGGTATATTGATACGCACGGCGGTGCAGGTTTGTACGACCTTGGCAGCAGCGAAGCGCAGAAAGTCGGTGAATACCGCCAAGGCATCAGCCTGATTCGACAGGCGCAAAACCTGCCTGCCGAACTGTCTGACTTTGCCTTGCACATACAAAAAATCCTGCCCTCATCCGAACTTTACTGCGGCTCTCCGTGGCTGGCACAGTCTATGACCCGTGCGACCGACAAACTCCGACTGTTCGAATTGCATCCTGCCGATTTCATCCGTCTGCAGAACAATATGAACGAAGTAGGCTTGGGCAAACGCGGACAAATATTGCGCGAAGACGGTTACAAAGGACTGATTTCCCTGCTGCCGCCCCCGCCGCGCCGTGCCGCCGTCCTCATCGACCCGCCCTATGAGGAAAAACAAGACTACCGGCGCGTGACGGATACGCTCAAAACCGCACTGAAACGTTTTGAGTCCGGCTGCTATTTGGTTTGGTATCCCTGTTTAAGCCGCGAAGAAAGCCGGAAACTGCCCGAAGAACTGAAAAAACTTCTGCCCGACAACTATCTTCATACCGAGCTCCACGTGCATACCCCGAAAACCGACGGTTTCGGCATGCACGGCAGCGGAATGTTCGTGATTAATCCCCCTTACCTTTTAGCCGAGCAATTGGCGGCAAATCTCCCCGCCCTGACACGGCTGCTCGCGCAAGACGAAGGCGCGCACTATCTTTTGGACAGCAAAATCCGCTGACTCTAAATGCCGTCCGAACCACCTTTCAGACGGCATCTTCCATCAAACAAACAAAACCGGACGATACGTTGACCATATCGTCCGGTTCTGCATAAAACCAGTATTCAAAAATCAGAACACGCTTTTCAACACTCCGACCGTGCCGACCACACCGTTCAGCAGCATCAGACCGCCGGCAGCCGTACCCATACCCTGACGAAGCGCATCATTTTTATTAGCACGTTTTTCACGTTCCAAAGCCAACTCTTCAGAAACATTTTGACGTTGGCGTCGATGCTGAGCCAATTCCGCACGGCTGATCTGAGCTTCTGCGCGGTTACGTCCTGCTTTGATTGCGGCCGAATCGTCGCCAATGGCATAGTTGCCTACGGAATTTTCAGAAGCACAAGCAGCAAGCAAAACGGCACACATAGCAACAACGGAAATATTTTTCAAGTTTTTCATACCTGTCCTATTATCTCAAAATAAAGGAAAAAACTAATCTAACTGGCGTATTATCGGATGAAGTAAATATTGGGTGAATTTTCGTTTACCTTTTTGATGGCAGCTGCCGCATCCATCATTTCTTCCCGATGTTCTTTACGGTATTCAGCTCGCTCGGCACGCTCGCTTGCCTGAATAGCGCGACTTCTCGCCTGCATTTCCGCAGCAGATTCTTGAGGTACAAAACGGCGGTCTGCGTAAGTACATGCCGTCATCAACATCGCAGCTGCCGATAATAAAATCAATTTCTTCATTTTACTAGCCACCTATATTTAAATTCATAAATCATTTAATAATGATATATAATGTTAATATATTACATATATGAGGTCAATATTATTTAAAAATAAATTTGGCATTTTGTACTTCCTGGTCCGCATACCGCGTTCCGACTTGCCCCATGCCGTTTTTTTACACTACAATCCCCTAGACCATCCTGCAAAACGCACCAAAGGAATACGCCGCAATAACCTGCCGCCTTTCAGACGGCATAAACTTTTCCGAGACGAGCAAACCATGAACACACTGATCCGATTCCTCCCCGAACACCTGCAACAAAACCAGCTGCCCGAATCACTCGGCGGCGTTTTACTGTCTGTCGTTTCCGCCTGTACCGAAATCAACGCCAAAGTCCGCCTGGGTGCACTTGCCGGCGTATTGGGCATGGCAGGTACGGGCAATATTCAGGGCGAAGACCAGAAAAAACTGGATGTTATCGCCAACAACATCATGATTGACGCACTCAAAGCCAATCCTGCCGTTGCCGGGCTCGCAAGCGAGGAAGAAGATACATTCGTAAACGCCGATGAAAACGGATGCTATCTCGTTCTCTTCGATCCTTTAGACGGCTCGTCCAACATCGATATCAATATCTCCGTCGGTACCATTTTCTCCATCCTTGAAAAACCTGAAGGAGAATTGAAAACCGAATCCTTCTTACAAGCCGGCAGATGCCAGCTTGCCGCAGGCTATGTCCTCTACGGGCCTCAAACCCAGCTCGTGTTCACATTCGGGCACGGCGTATATATGTTCACACTCAATGCCGAAAACGAATTTGTGCTGACCAAAGAAAACCCGAAAGTACCGGAAAGCACCAAAGAATTCGCCATCAACATGTCCAACCGCCGCCATTGGTTTCCTCCCGTACAACAATACATAGACGAGCTCTTGGCAGGCGAAACCGGTACGCGCGGAAAAAACTACAATATGCGCTGGGTAGCCAGTATGGTTGCCGAAATCCACCGCATACTGATGCGCGGCGGCGTGTTCATGTATCCGCAAGACAAACGCGACCCTGCCAAACCTGGCAAACTGCGCCTGATGTACGAAGCCAACCCTATGAGCCTGATACTTGAACAAGCCGGCGCGTCGGCAAGCAATACACATCAGGACATGCTCGACATACGCCCGGAAAACCTGCACCAGCGCGTCGCCGTTGTCATGGGCAGCAGTGAAGAAGTGGATTACCTCAACCGTCTGCATTCAAAATAGGCAGAGGCCGTACTGATTTTGGCATCGGAGGCAGCGTGAATCCGATACTGCCGCCGATATTTCAAGCATACCCCGGAAAGATAGAAAACTGTCTTTCCGAACGATAAAAATGCCGTCTGAAAAATTTTCAGACGGCATTTTAAAAATTAAAGCTCAAATTTATTTGCCTGCCACTTTTTGCAGGATGGCGTACAGTTCGTCTTTCAATTTCAATTTGGCTTTTTTCAGTTCCTCAATCGCTTCTGCACCGCTGGTAATCGGATTATTGACCAAACCGGTAATTTTGTCGTCCAGCTCGTTGTGCTCGTCAAACAGACGTGCGAAGTGGGAATCTTCCTGTTTCAACTTGGAAATCAAATCACGGTATTCTGGGAACATATTGCTCTCCTCTCTTCATTAACGGGTTAAAAAGCAAACTGAATCTTTACATCGATTATAACAAAGATAATATTTTTATCCAGTATTTTATTGGATGCGGCAAAATTTTCTTTTAACACCGCCGTCCGGTTGATAAAACCGTTGACAATATCACGCTTTACGCATAAATTTTCAGCCCTTATACCCTGATTACACAAAGGAGCCGAGAACATGTTTTCAAAAAGCGTTACCCTCACACAATATGACCCCGATTTGGCAGCAGCCATTGCCCAAGAAGACAAGCGCCAGCAAGACCACGTCGAGCTGATCGCCTCTGAAAACTACGTCAGCTGCGCTGTTATGGAAGCCCAAGGTTCGCAATTGACCAACAAATACGCTGAAGGCTATCCCGGCAAACGCTACTACGGCGGCTGCGAATACGTCGATATTGTCGAACAATTAGCGATTGACCGAGTAAAAGAACTGTTTGGCGCCGCCTATGCCAACGTTCAACCGCACTCCGGCTCCCAAGCCAACCAAGCCGTGTACGCTTCTGTTTTGAAACCGGGCGACACCATTTTGGGCATGTCTCTGGCACACGGCGGCCACTTGACCCACGGTGCAAGCGTTAATATCTCAGGCAAGCTCTACAACGCCATTACTTATGGTTTGGATGAAAACGAAGTGCTCGATTATGCTGAAGTAGAACGCTTGGCTCTTGAACACAAACCTAAAATGATTGTGGCCGGTGCATCTGCCTACGCGTTGCAAATCGACTGGGCAAAATTCCGCGAAATCGCCGATAAAGTCGGCGCATACCTCTTTGTCGACATGGCGCACTATGCCGGACTGATTGCCGGCGGCGAATATCCTAACCCCGTGCCATTCTGCGACTTCGTAACCACCACCACCCACAAAACCCTGCGCGGCCCTCGCGGCGGTGTGATTTTGTGCCGCGACAACACGCATGAAAAAGCGTTGAACTCTTCCATCTTTCCAAGCCTGCAAGGCGGCCCGCTGATGCACGTCATCGCCGCTAAAGCCGTTGCGTTCAAAGAAGCCCTGCAACCCGAATTCAAACAATACGCGAAACAGGTGAAAATCAATGCTGCCGCCATGGCGGAAGAATTGGTCAAACGCGGTTTGCGCATCGTTTCCGGCCGTACCGAAAGCCACGTTTTCCTCGTTGACCTGCAACCGATGAAAATCACCGGTAAAGCTGCCGAAGCCGCTTTGGGCAAAGCTCATATCACCGTCAACAAAAACGCCATCCCGAATGATCCGGAAAAACCATTCGTGACTTCCGGCATCCGCATCGGCTCCGCCGCCATGACCACACGCGGCTTTAACGAAGCCGACGCACGCGTATTGGCAAACCTGGTTGCCGACGTATTGGCCAACCCTGATGACGAAGCCAACCTTGCCAAAGTCCGCGAACAAATTACCGAGCTATGTAACAAATACCCCGTTTACGGTGCGTAAACTTTTTTAAAAACAAATGCCGTCTGAAAATTTCAGACGGCATTTTTCCAATCGGTTAAAATACGCGGTCTGTCTTTTTAGGAAATGCACCGTGGTTGCATCTGCCATCGACTTCATCCTCCATATCGACCAACACCTGCTTGCGCTGTCGGCGCAATACGGCATTTGGATTTACGCCATTTTATTTACTATTGTGTTCTGCGAAACCGGCCTGATTGTTACGCCCTTCCTGCCCGGCGATTCGCTGCTGTTTGCCGCCGGCGGGATTGCCGCACTAGGAGGTATGGATATTCATCTGATGGTTATGCTGCTATTTGCCGCCGCCATACTCGGCGACGCCCTCAATTTTACCGTCGGTAAGTATTTCGGCGGCAGGCTGTTCGCCAACCCCGATTCTAAAATCTTCCGACGCGAATATCTCGATAAAACCCACCGTTTTTACGAAAAACACGGTGGAAAAACCATCATCATTGCCCGTTTTGTACCTATCGTCCGCACCTTTGCCCCCTTTGTTGCCGGCATGGGCAAAATGCATTATGCAAAATTTATCCGCTATAACATCATCGGCGGCTTCTTGTGGGTTATCCTGTTTTCTTATGCAGGCTATTTCTTTGCCAACTTCCCCGTCGTAAAAAACAATCTGGGCTTGGTGATGGGCGGCATCATTATTATTTCTATCCTGCCGGGTGCGGTTGAAATTGCCCGCGCCAAACTTGCGGTAAAATCCAAACGGTAACTGTTGAGAATTTGTATCATGAATATATTATCCGTAGAAAACGCTTCCTTTGCCGTCGGCCATGTCGCCTTGCTCGACAAAACTTCTTTTCAACTCGATAGTGGCGAGAAAATCGGTTTAATCGGCCGTAATGGTGCGGGTAAGTCTTCGTTTCTGAAAATTCTCGCCGGCGTGCAAAAGCTCGACGACGGGCAGATTATCGTTCAAAACAACCTCAAAATCGTTTATGTGCCGCAGGAGTCCTTTTTTGATAAGGACGCAACCGTATTTGATACCGTTGCCGAAGGTTTGGGCGAAATTCGCGATTTATTGCGCCGTTATCATCATGTCAGCCATGATTTGGAAAATGGTTCGAGTGAGGTCTTATTGAAAGAGCTTAACGAATTGCAACTTGAAATCGAAGCGAAGGACGGCTGGAAACTGGATGCGGCAGTAAAGCAGACTTTGGGCGAACTCGGTTTGCCGGAAAACGAAAAAATCGGCAACCTCTCCGGTGGGCAGAAAAAACGCGTCGCCTTGGCGCAGGCTTGGGTGCAAAAGCCCGACGTATTGCTGCTAGACGAACCGACCAACCATTTGGACATCGACGCGATTATCTGGCTGGAAAACCTGCTCAAAGCGTTTGAAGGCAGCCTGGTTGTGATTACCCACGACCGCCGTTTTTTGGACAATATCGCCACGCGCATCGTCGAACTCGACCGCGGCATTCTGCGCTCCTATCCCGGCTCGTTCTCCAAATATAGCGAGAAAAAAGCGCAAGAGTTGGCAGTCGAGGCGGAACATAACCGCCTGTTTGACAAATTCCACGCGCAGGAAGAAGCGTGGATACGCAAAGGCATCGAAGCGCGCCGCACCCGCAACGAAGGCCGCGTGCGCCGTTTGGAAGAACTGCGCCGCCAGCGTGCCGAACGCCGCAACGTACAAGGGCAGGTTAACTTCAAGCTCGACAGCGGCGAAAAAAGCGGCAAAATTATCGCCGAGCTGGAACACGCTTCGTTTGCCTATGGCGACAAAGTTATCATGGATAAATTCTCCGCCATTTTGCAGCGCGGC
This genomic window contains:
- a CDS encoding NGK_0946 family protein, which produces MKNLKNISVVAMCAVLLAACASENSVGNYAIGDDSAAIKAGRNRAEAQISRAELAQHRRQRQNVSEELALEREKRANKNDALRQGMGTAAGGLMLLNGVVGTVGVLKSVF
- a CDS encoding energy-coupling factor ABC transporter permease is translated as MIFQTVWFSDMLLGASWIALILLLAASGPSAYRSLVRYRSAVPLCIVIFSAAWSLNTAAGGGQLAQMSYHLLAVNLVALMVDTSASLWLASILMLPYCLLFAGSSGAYPANVLVLILPALVVNRLSRMLVDRLPPNIFVFIFLNGFLSAAAGILLTGIIVVAVLDGIHAFGQDVLWTAALPVFILIAWAEAFLSGIATAIFVALKPHWINTFDDNRYLKSDRSIWQ
- the plsY gene encoding glycerol-3-phosphate 1-O-acyltransferase PlsY, yielding MFNIQTIAVAVSYLIGSLSFAIIVSKYYGMDDPRTYGSGNPGATNVLRSGKKKAAALTLLGDAAKGLAAVLLARMLQEPLGLSETTVAAVALAALIGHMWPVFFGFKGGKGVATALGVLLALSPATAFTCALIWLVMAFGFKVSSLAALTATIAAPLAALFFMPHTSWIFATLAIAILVLLRHKSNILNLIKGKESKIGSSR
- a CDS encoding DedA family protein, with the protein product MVASAIDFILHIDQHLLALSAQYGIWIYAILFTIVFCETGLIVTPFLPGDSLLFAAGGIAALGGMDIHLMVMLLFAAAILGDALNFTVGKYFGGRLFANPDSKIFRREYLDKTHRFYEKHGGKTIIIARFVPIVRTFAPFVAGMGKMHYAKFIRYNIIGGFLWVILFSYAGYFFANFPVVKNNLGLVMGGIIIISILPGAVEIARAKLAVKSKR
- a CDS encoding class 1 fructose-bisphosphatase; its protein translation is MNTLIRFLPEHLQQNQLPESLGGVLLSVVSACTEINAKVRLGALAGVLGMAGTGNIQGEDQKKLDVIANNIMIDALKANPAVAGLASEEEDTFVNADENGCYLVLFDPLDGSSNIDINISVGTIFSILEKPEGELKTESFLQAGRCQLAAGYVLYGPQTQLVFTFGHGVYMFTLNAENEFVLTKENPKVPESTKEFAINMSNRRHWFPPVQQYIDELLAGETGTRGKNYNMRWVASMVAEIHRILMRGGVFMYPQDKRDPAKPGKLRLMYEANPMSLILEQAGASASNTHQDMLDIRPENLHQRVAVVMGSSEEVDYLNRLHSK
- the crcB gene encoding fluoride efflux transporter CrcB, translated to MFPHILPLFIGAAFGATARWLLNLAVPASIPPATGNLFANWIGAFLIGIFAETVNHPQWKLLLITGFLGSLTTLSGFSLETVTLLQSNRPASALANIFLHTAGSLLLTWLGLKIGTAVK
- a CDS encoding dihydroneopterin aldolase, whose protein sequence is MDKIFLHGMRAETLIGVYGWEREHLQPLIIDLDIGVPEKVAADDDIGNTVHYAEVCETLRRQLKEQDFLLLEALAEYIADWVLGCFGAVWVRVKIVKPGILPGVREVGVEIERGKDKD
- a CDS encoding YdcH family protein; protein product: MFPEYRDLISKLKQEDSHFARLFDEHNELDDKITGLVNNPITSGAEAIEELKKAKLKLKDELYAILQKVAGK
- a CDS encoding ATP-binding cassette domain-containing protein; this encodes MNILSVENASFAVGHVALLDKTSFQLDSGEKIGLIGRNGAGKSSFLKILAGVQKLDDGQIIVQNNLKIVYVPQESFFDKDATVFDTVAEGLGEIRDLLRRYHHVSHDLENGSSEVLLKELNELQLEIEAKDGWKLDAAVKQTLGELGLPENEKIGNLSGGQKKRVALAQAWVQKPDVLLLDEPTNHLDIDAIIWLENLLKAFEGSLVVITHDRRFLDNIATRIVELDRGILRSYPGSFSKYSEKKAQELAVEAEHNRLFDKFHAQEEAWIRKGIEARRTRNEGRVRRLEELRRQRAERRNVQGQVNFKLDSGEKSGKIIAELEHASFAYGDKVIMDKFSAILQRGDKIGLIGPNGIGKTTFLKLILGELQPTYGRIRIGSKQEVAYFDQFRSALNENDTVFYTLGQGNDYVEVGGKKKHVMSYLEDFLFHPARAQSPVSSLSGGERNRLLLAKLFTRPANILVLDEPTNDLDIDTQELLEDLLRDYQGTVFLVSHDRMFLDNVITQSIVFEGQGRLKEYIGGYQDYIDAKSREEKIQTASAPKASDAEPVKEKPKANRTVKLSYKEQRELDALPDEIAALETEQAEINTQLSDPEIFKDYEKAGTLQNRAEEIEMLLLEKLERWELLETKQNGNAV
- a CDS encoding NUDIX hydrolase, translated to MDLREVKLSGETLYEGEFVSISKDKVRLPNGNEGQRIVIRHPGAACVLAVTDEGKVVLVRQWRYAANQATLELPAGKFDMAGEDMAACALRELAEETPYTADSVRLLYSFYTAVGFCNEKMYLFEAEGVRLGSTLSNDEDEITEAVLMSKEEVRQALANDEIKDGKTLIGLQYWLMKD
- a CDS encoding 23S rRNA (adenine(2030)-N(6))-methyltransferase RlmJ yields the protein MLSYRHAFHAGNHADMLKHFTLFLVLQYFNKKDKTYWYIDTHGGAGLYDLGSSEAQKVGEYRQGISLIRQAQNLPAELSDFALHIQKILPSSELYCGSPWLAQSMTRATDKLRLFELHPADFIRLQNNMNEVGLGKRGQILREDGYKGLISLLPPPPRRAAVLIDPPYEEKQDYRRVTDTLKTALKRFESGCYLVWYPCLSREESRKLPEELKKLLPDNYLHTELHVHTPKTDGFGMHGSGMFVINPPYLLAEQLAANLPALTRLLAQDEGAHYLLDSKIR
- the glyA gene encoding serine hydroxymethyltransferase, encoding MFSKSVTLTQYDPDLAAAIAQEDKRQQDHVELIASENYVSCAVMEAQGSQLTNKYAEGYPGKRYYGGCEYVDIVEQLAIDRVKELFGAAYANVQPHSGSQANQAVYASVLKPGDTILGMSLAHGGHLTHGASVNISGKLYNAITYGLDENEVLDYAEVERLALEHKPKMIVAGASAYALQIDWAKFREIADKVGAYLFVDMAHYAGLIAGGEYPNPVPFCDFVTTTTHKTLRGPRGGVILCRDNTHEKALNSSIFPSLQGGPLMHVIAAKAVAFKEALQPEFKQYAKQVKINAAAMAEELVKRGLRIVSGRTESHVFLVDLQPMKITGKAAEAALGKAHITVNKNAIPNDPEKPFVTSGIRIGSAAMTTRGFNEADARVLANLVADVLANPDDEANLAKVREQITELCNKYPVYGA